GATGAAAAGGGGGGGAGTAGGGAAGAGGCAGGGCAGCAGGAAAATTCGGAAAAGAAGTAAGGGAGAGTAAAAGCCTCTCGAATGCCGTGTGGAATGCTCTGTTGTTGTTGGTGGAACTTGTTCCCCAATATTTCGTAACTTGAATTTAGTTCTGGAATCAAAAGAGAatgtatttttgtaattaaacttAATGTATAGAGAACTGGGAATTAATGAATACACTGTTTCATTAATTATGGTTTGATACAAGCACTGTTTCATTGCTTATTCATTTACAATATTGAACCCTGGTTGTTGTTGAAATTGTTGAGAGCTGGGTATCTGTGTGTTGGTGAGGCTGGTGCTGGAGAAGGAAACTGCAGGTCTGCTGTGAAGTGATTTTCTGGAAATTCAGCCTGGGAAAACAGAAGGTGAAGCCAGGTGCGCATCAGATATTTATAATAGGCACAAAAGACTTTTTCTATTGTCAATAATCAtcttatatattacttttaattattaataaaatgtaaaacccaacacacacacacacaaaactAACAATGAAGCTCTTGATTCAAACTTCAACTTTTTAttacaaataacaaaaattacacaatgtaaaaaatatacaagATTTTTAGTTCCTCAAAAATAAACtctaataattgattaaatatagCTCCAAATGATCAATCAATTCACACTATGTAAcattaaaaaagagagagagagagagagagaaaaccaTAAGtggatgataaaaaaaattaaaacaaatcaattcatattacTTAACTCAAAATGAAGCAATCCTTATGAAAATGCCATAAATTAAGTAAGACAATATTCAATAGAGTCAAATATATCTTTTACAATGATATCACATAcacttcataaaaaaaaaaaattatattgaagttAGTAccttatttttcaattcaataattttattgaattattcatCCATCTGACTACTTTCAACTGCAACAATTGCCTTTTTCTATTGTGCATTGGTCTGTATAAAGTTAAATAATCTTGTTtacaaatcaaacataaaaacacTATCAAATTGGAAAACAAGAATGACTAGATTCCAAATTCTTAAGCCATAATGGAGAAGTGACAAGATGCATTTCTAAACTCTGCTTTTTGATTCAATCATCCAATCCAAGTAGCACTCGAGTTCCTAAGTCCTCCTAAACTCAAGTTTCGCATTATGAAAATGGGAAATATCAAAGTAGGTACAGTTCCAATGTTCTAAATGCTCTATTTTCTGTTTTACGCACACATTCCATATATGAGCACAAAGTAGATGCAAAAACCATATTGAATaatcactaaaataaataaataaaatgaacaaaaaaccTGGCTAGCCTCTGGTAAAACTTAGTCGTCCTCTTGAAAACAAAACTGcatattacacaaaataatcaaataatgcaGAAATCACCTGAAATTGaactaaaccaaattattataaaataaataaataaaagtgaacCCACCAACCTATACTGATCATTGTACCCACATGAAAAGGATATCTGGGTAGTCCTGCATTGCAACAACACAGTAGTTCATTAAATTCAAAGCTCTCTCATCATTTGGTTTCTCAAACTCATGAATTTGGGAAAACCTGCCATCACATTAAGCAATAAAAACGAACGATACAAACCAAACTGTAAACAATTTATACAAACGATTACATAATTCCACCACAATCTTTCAGAAATAAACCTTCAACATTTATCATATGACAATTTAAACCGTTAATTAAAAATAGCCCTAAGTCTCTAACAATAGCCTTAAGTGAAACTCATCTGAGAAACTACTCtcaagaaaacaaatgaaatagTTTGGGATACATACAGTTTGAATATATCAATgagaaattttatcaaacacataATGTTATGGACAAGGAAGTTAAAATCAATACAACCCATGATATGAAAAACCAGTCTATGGTCCCGAGCTCGAGCGATGGTTGAATCTGTAATCTTGGGTTCTCTTGGTGCCCCAGACTTGTCCATTGGCTTGATTCGGCGTGGTTTGAGCCAAAGCAAGTAAACAGGGAATGTCAGAGCATGCTCTTCAAGCCCATAGGAAGGGAATGAAGGAGGGATTTGGTTTTGACTAGGGATGGGAGCGGCAACATTTTTTCATTCCAGAAGGCTGTTGATGTGATGAGAAAAATACTCTATTTTaccattattaaaaaattaaaaaaatattttatttgttttttgggTACAAGACTTAAGCATAAATTGAACAACCGTAACcaaggttggattcgaattgaatcaagctcgaactcgtttgagctcgagttcgagctcgaactcgtgGAAGCTAGACTCGAACTCGATTCAACTTGttttgagcttgagtttttaactatttcgttattaaaacaacgttattttaatatatatcggtcaaaacaatatcgttttgtatcaaaatttttaattgacaaatttgacAAGTAGTTCAAGCTCTAACGAGCTTGTATAGAGCTAGCTCGTTTGAGTCGAGTTCAAACagactcgattcgaatctaaccctaaccATAACAAGAagatcatttttaattttccctcattaatttatattcttttacaaattaattatattgataaaacaatttatttttctaatagtTTTCATTATCCTAGTATTAGTGGTGGATTTGAACAgaactaactcaaatttaaattcatatttagcTCGAGTTTAAAGatttgttgatgattatttatttgatttttttttttaataattattactcttcttttttttaaattcagaaattttataaaaagaaaacctAGTATAAAAATACGCAGGACATACTACAAACGAATGTCGCaaaaaactaagaaaacaaaaaatgagcATGCAGACTTTATAGAAAACTAAGTAGATAATTGTCAAGTAGTTTGAAACTGAGATGAGATTTCATATCTTTGGTCCAAGTCAATGATCCTGGCACAAACCACATCACAAGATCTGAAATAATGTCATAACGATGTCTAGGATGTTGTCGGAATAGTCGGTTATTCCTCTCATACCATATATAGTATACAATAACACTTTAGTGCCATTATTCTCCTTTTATGACTTGTTGTCTTTTTCAGTGCCactattttgaatttgagtaagCATAACTCAAGCTTAaggttttgaattcaaatcgaatttgaattaatttttgttcagACTCAATTTAATTCGAATCCAACTCTATCAAATATATCCCTCcaatctattaattaaaaaataataaaagataacatCTAATATTGAATGTACTGAAAGTATTTTCCCATCACCACCAAGTAGTATCTAAAATTTTGATGCTAGACAAGAAAAAATATGTCCAAGgctaaaaaattagttaaaggAAAAATATCGATGATAAACCTGAAAACTTATtgtaattaaacatatttataaaagaaattattaaaatgttattaaaataatttttatagcAGCAGTTATTATAAAATGCCACAACAAATTCTTACTCTCCATAATTTTTAGtgtctttaaataaaaatataataaaaacattgtagtaaatatttttatatcgtCAATTGTGATAAATGTcataataagtttttttttatctcattgtggcaatcattataaataccgcaataaattatatattttttactttgtttaatttttagtgacatttaattaaatactattaaaaaaatgtcactaaatatttttataacaataattataataaatatcgtaataaattattaattttttgacttcttataatttttttaatggctCTTGATGAAATGCCATTGAATATCCTTTTTGTTGTAGTATACAAAGttgtatatatgattttgtgcCTATTCATctctaattgtttttcttttttctcattttttcttattaatattttacggtcataaaatgaaggaaaaaagttacaatcttattaattatattttaaattcaaattcaaaaagtaACATTAAAGATAAGATACCAATGGAGTCTTGATAAGTTAACAAGTCATTATTTCCATTGTGGATAAGAGACACAGAAAAATTACCAAGTGGTAGATCATGCTCTTTGGGCATGAGACGTATATCTATAGGTTGAGGTGCAAGTTGCATATTTTATAGTTAGTCATTTCTTTGAGAGTTATTTCATGGGTTAGAATTTATCATATAACAATTATCCTAGTATTGAGAGTATAAGCAAGACTTTGGAAACTTTTTCACTTTCTACTCAGTTAGGTTCCACATGGAGATTTAAGATCCCTCAAGATATCTTGTGATAAGGATTCTTTAGCTAGCACAATCAATGTTCCATCTATTTTGTGTC
This sequence is a window from Mangifera indica cultivar Alphonso chromosome 5, CATAS_Mindica_2.1, whole genome shotgun sequence. Protein-coding genes within it:
- the LOC123215985 gene encoding uncharacterized protein LOC123215985 isoform X3, which translates into the protein MDKSGAPREPKITDSTIARARDHRLVFHIMGLPRYPFHVGTMISIGCFVFKRTTKFYQRLARLNFQKITSQQTCSFLLQHQPHQHTDTQLSTISTTTRVQYCK
- the LOC123215985 gene encoding uncharacterized protein LOC123215985 isoform X1, which encodes MDKSGAPREPKITDSTIARARDHRLVFHIMGCIDFNFLVHNIMCLIKFLIDIFKLTTQISFSCGYNDQYSFVFKRTTKFYQRLARLNFQKITSQQTCSFLLQHQPHQHTDTQLSTISTTTRVQYCK
- the LOC123215985 gene encoding uncharacterized protein LOC123215985 isoform X2 — protein: MDKSGAPREPKITDSTIARARDHRLVFHIMGCIDFNFLVHNIMCLIKFLIDIFKLTTQISFSCGYNDQYRLNFQKITSQQTCSFLLQHQPHQHTDTQLSTISTTTRVQYCK